The Magnetospirillum sp. 15-1 genomic interval CCTGGCCGGCAACCGCAGCGGCATCGTGTGGACCGAGGCCAACCACGTCGCCGCCGCCATCTGTGATCAGGGCGACGACGCCTTCCGGGCCGAACTGGCCGCCAAGGTCGGCGATTTCCTCGGCGAAATCCGGCTGGAGGGTAAGCGCTTCCACCATCCCCTCACCCTGCAATTCGCGGACGCCATGATCGGCCATCGCCTCGCCCTGATCGGCGACGCCGCCCACGGCATGCATCCCATCGCCGGCCAGGGCATGAACATGGGCATCCGCGACGTGGCCGCCCTGGCCGAGGTCATCGTGGATTCCCTGCGCCTCGGCCTCGATGCCGGCGGGCCGGACGTTCTGGAGCGCTACCAGCGTTGGCGCCGCTTCGACACCATGCTGATGCTGGGCGTCACCGACGGGCTGGACCGCCTGTTCTCCAATGACGTCGAATTGCTGAAGCACGTCCGCCGCATCGGTCTGGCCGCCGTCCACCAGCTCGACCATACCAAGCGCTTCTTCATGCGCCACGCCATGGGCCTGGTGGGCGATTTGCCGCGATTGATGAAGGGTGAAGCGCTGTAAAGCGCGCCTTCTCAGGCCAGTATGGGTTCCAGCCGGGCGCGGTTTTCCGCCAGCCAGCGGCAGATTTCCTCGACCAGCCCCGGCACGTCCCGCCTCGGCGACCAGCCGGTGGCGGCGGTGACCCTGGCATTGTCGGTGACGTAATAGGGAATGTCGGCGTCACGGGTCTCCGGCGTGCTGCCCATGGCCACCGCGCGCCCCGTCGCCTTTTCGCACAGAGCGGTCAGCTCGCGCAGCGATATGGAATTGGCGACGCCGCCGCCCACGTTGAACAGCGAGCCGTTCCAGCGATCGAGATCGGCAAGCTGCAACGCCAGCAGGTCGTAAAGATCCTCCACATGCAGGACGTCACGCACCTGGTGGCCGTGGCCGCCGAATCCCATGTAGCCCAGGCCGCCACCGTAAAGGTGACGGGCCGCCCACAGCACCATGAAGCCCTGGTCCACCTTGCCCATCTGCCATGGCCCGGCCAGCACGCCGCAGCGGTAGGTCAGGGTCCTGAGCCCGTAGGTGGCGCGGTATTCCTCGACCAGCATCTCGGAGGCCAGCTTGGTGGCACCATAGAGCGAGCGCGGCCCGGCCAGGGGGAAATCCTCGGAAATCCCCGCCCCCGACCAGCCGGGACCCGCTGCCCCCGCCGGCAGGACCAGCCGCCCGCCCGCCGGGGCCAACGGCAGGGCGCGAAGCGGCGCGATGGGATAGACCCGGCTGG includes:
- a CDS encoding FAD-dependent monooxygenase produces the protein MWTEANHVAAAICDQGDDAFRAELAAKVGDFLGEIRLEGKRFHHPLTLQFADAMIGHRLALIGDAAHGMHPIAGQGMNMGIRDVAALAEVIVDSLRLGLDAGGPDVLERYQRWRRFDTMLMLGVTDGLDRLFSNDVELLKHVRRIGLAAVHQLDHTKRFFMRHAMGLVGDLPRLMKGEAL
- a CDS encoding NAD-dependent epimerase/dehydratase family protein; its protein translation is LDCSAEPSVHAGYGASPAYLINTNLMGTVNCLEHARRHGGAFAFISTSRVYPIAPLRALPLAPAGGRLVLPAGAAGPGWSGAGISEDFPLAGPRSLYGATKLASEMLVEEYRATYGLRTLTYRCGVLAGPWQMGKVDQGFMVLWAARHLYGGGLGYMGFGGHGHQVRDVLHVEDLYDLLALQLADLDRWNGSLFNVGGGVANSISLRELTALCEKATGRAVAMGSTPETRDADIPYYVTDNARVTAATGWSPRRDVPGLVEEICRWLAENRARLEPILA